Sequence from the [Clostridium] scindens genome:
TTACATAAGTACTGCTGATAATACGGTCTTCATATCGTTCTTTCTCCACTACCACCAGTTCATATCCGCACTCTTTTTCATAGGCTGCAAGCATGTGAATATCTCCTTGCTTATCATGCCCGAAGCAGAAGTCGGTTCCTACTACCACATAATCCGCGTGAAAAAGTCCTTTGATGATATCCTTAATAAATTCTTCTGCCGGGATCTGGCTGAACTCTCTGGTAAAAGGGCATTTGATCAGATAATCCACCTGCCCCTCCAGATGCATCTGCCGCTCTTTGTCATTCATCAGGACTTGCGGATTCAGGCCCTTTTCTTCCCACAGAGGCCGCATGTCGAACGCGCATACTATACTGTTGATCTTATCCTTTTCTCCATATTCCCGTACCTTCTTCACCAGTTTCTGGTGGCCCTTATGCAGGCCGTCAAACTTTCCAAACGTAACTGCTGATTTCCCGCTGTCATTATAGTTAGACAGTCCTCTAATATATTGCATACTTGTCCCTCTTAACCGTTAGATATATTCGTTAAAAAACATCTTTACGATGTGATATTCTTTTCTCTCTTCCTTCCAGGCGTAGATTGCGATAAACTGTCCAGCCTCGTTATACAGCCTCACGTCTTCCCCGTCTGCTATCCCTTCCCCGCCAGTCACCGCCTTCGGAGGCAGGGAATTTCCATTTCTGGCCAGGGATATCCGCGGCTCCTTTACTACAATCTTCCGATATCCGCCAAACATGGCATCTACCGGCACCAGGACTTCCCCTAGCGTTCCTTCCTGCATCCTCTTATGGATGTCCGCAAGCGTCAGACTGTCTGACAAGAGAAAACTGCTGACTTTTGTACGAACCAGTTCCTCCATACAGCCGCCGCAGCCTAGCTTTTCACCGATATCATGGCATAGTGTACGGATATAAGTCCCTTTGGAACAGGAGACTTCCATCCATACCCTGGGAAGATTCATCTTAAGCACGCGAATCTGGTAAATGTCCACCGGACGTGCCTTTCGCTCCACCACCTTGCCTTCTCTTGCAAGTTCATATAATCTCTTCCCGCCTACTTTCAGCGCCGAATACATCGGCGGAACCTGGCTGTATCCTCCCACGAAGCTTTGGATTGCCTCCTGGACCTCTTCTTCGCCAATGCCTGCTGTATCGGCCGTTCCAAGAACCTCGCCCCCTGCATCCTGCGTATCGGTTGATACGCCCAGCAGAAGAACGGCTTCATAGGTCTTGTCCTTATCCGTCAGCATATCGCACAATTTCGTGGCTTTTCCCAGACATACCGGCAGGACGCCGGTAGCATCCGGGTCCAGCGTGCCCGTATGCCCGATCTTCTTCTGCCCTGTGATTCCTCTGAGTTTCGCCACAACGTCATGGGATGTATACCCTTTTTCCTTATACACATTTAACACGCCGTGTATCATATAGTTCTCCCATCCTATTTATCTAATGTAGTTTCAATCTGAAGTTCAATCTGTCTTGCCAGATTGCAAAGCACATCGTGGGGCGTTCCTGTCATCGTAAGTCCTGCCGCCTTCTTGTGGCCGCCGCCGCCAAAGTATTGTGCTACTTTGCTTACATCCACGTCATACTTGGAGCGCAGGCTGACTTTATATACATTGGTCTCCAGTTCGTACATAAATATCGCCACTTCCACGCCTTTCGTAACACGCAGCTGGCTTACCACCCCGTCCAGATCCTTGGGATCTACGCCATAGAAATCCATGGTGTTTCTTGTGATATAGGATGCAATGCATCTGCCTTCCATGAATAGAATGCTTTCCAGCAATGCCCTGCCAAGAATCTGGTTCTGGGCATAGGTCTTCTCGTAATACGTATCCTGGATGATACGCGGCGCATCCACGCCCTTTTCCAGCAGTTTTGCCGCTGCCCGGAATGTAGAAGGGCCCGCGCAGGAATACTGAAACACTCCAGTATCATGCACGATTCCAAGATACAGGGCCTCTGCCACCCCAAGCGTAATCTTCTCTTCATCCAGCAGATTATAGATCAATTCCGATGTGGAACTGGCATCCGGCACGATATAATTAAAGTCGGCAAATTCCGTATTGCTGATATGATGGTCGATACAGCAGGTGCGTACTGCCTGCTCAAGCAGCAAAGCCGAGAATCCAAGCCGTTCCTTGTCGCCGCAGTCCAGGCAGATGAACAAGTCATATTTTGTATTTTCCGGCAGTTCATGCTTAATGTCTTTTGTGGCCTCTATGCACCGGTAGGCCTGCGGTATCTCCTCCAGATAGACGTCTATGCGCCTGTCTTTATAATTCTCCTTAAGGTACTGATAAAGCCCCATGCAGGAGCCTACGCAGTCCCCATCCGGACGCACGTGGCCGCCAATCGCAATGCGAGAGGCCTCGCCAAGAATATTATTCAGCATCTGCATCACCCTCTGATTTTAATCCCTTTGTCACTTCGTCGATCTTCTTGGACATATTTACTCCATATTCAATCGACTGATCCAGCACGAACCGAATCTCCGGCGTATTGCGCAGATTCAGCGTGCGTGCCAGTTCCCGTCGGATATATCCCTCCGCGCTCTGCAGCCCTTTGATGGTCTCTTCCTGCTCATGCGCATCGCCCAGCACGCTGATATAAGCCTTGCAGGTCTTCAAATCCGGAGCCACTTCTGCTGCGACCACGGAAGTCCAGGGCGCTACGCGCGGATCTTTGATTCCGCCTCTTATGATATTGCTCAGTTCCCGCTGCACTTCTGTGCTGACTCTTGTATTCTTTATGCTTCTTTTTCTCATTTTACTCCCTCTTTTCCGCAGGGAGACGGCCAGACCCCCATATTATCTGGGAATCTCGACCATCTTGAATGCTTCGACGATGTCGCCTTCCTTTACATCATTAAAGTTGGCAAATACAAATCCGCATTCATATCCTGCTCTAACCTCTTTTACATCATCTTTAAAGCGCTTCAGAGATGCCAGAGGACCTTCGAATATGACGATTCCATCCCTTGTAATGCGGACAGAGCAGTCTCTTTCAAACGTGCCATCCTGGACATAGGACCCGGCTATGGTTCCCACTCCGGAAGCCTTGAAGATCTGGCGGACTTCCGCGTGGCCCAGAACCTTTTCTTCAAAGACTGGATCCAGCATTCCCTTCATCGCTGCTTCTACATCTTCAATCGCGTTATAGATTACGCGGTACAGGCGAAGGTCTACGCCCTCGCGGTCCGCAGTCTCCTTTGCCGTAGCATCCGGGCGGACATTGAATCCGATAATGATGGCGTTGGATGCGGAAGCCAGGCTTACGTCCGACTCATTGATCGCGCCTACGCCGCCATGGATGATCTTGACTACGACTTCATCGTTGGACAGTTTCAGAAGGCTCTGCTTGATCGCCTCTACGGAGCCTTGAACATCTGCTTTTACAACGATGCCAAGTTCTTTTAAATTGCCCTCCTGGATCTGGGTAAACAGATCATCCAGGGACAATTTGGATTTGGTATCTTCCAGCAGTTTTACCTTGCTCTGAGAGATAAATGTCTCCGCAAAGCTTCTTGCTTCTTTATCATTTGCACATCCCACGAATACCTCTCCTGCATTTGGGACGTCATTAAGGCCAAGGATTTCCACTGGCATGGATGGTCCGGCTTCCTTCACGCGCCTTCCCTTGTCATCCATCATGGCCCTTACCTTGCCGTGGGCGGAGCCTGCCGCGATGGAATCGCCGACTCTTAAGGTTCCTTTTTGTACCAGAACTGTGGCTACAGAGCCTCTTCCTTTATCCAGTTCGGCTTCCAGGACAAGTCCCCTTGCGCGGCGGTTCGGATTGGCTTTCAATTCCATAACCTCGGCAGTAAGGACGATCATTTCCATCAGATCCTCCAGGCCTTCTCCTGTCTTGGCAGATACCGGAACAAAGATGGTGCTGCCGCCCCAGTCCTCTGGAATCAGCTCGTACTCGGTCAATTCCTGTTTTACGCGGTCGATGTTCGCGCTTGGCTTATCAATCTTATTAACGGCAACCACGATCTCTACGCCAGCAGCCTTTGCATGGTTGATGGCCTCTACCGTCTGCGGCATTACGCCATCGTCCGCGGCAACTACAAGAATCGCGATATCCGTGGAGCTTGCGCCACGCATACGCATAGCCGTGAACGCCTCATGTCCCGGCGTATCCAAAAACGTGATCTTTTCTCCGTTTACTTCTACTACATATGCTCCAATGTGCTGCGTAATTCCGCCGGCTTCCCTGTCGATTACATTGGTATGGCGGATCGCATCCAGAAGGGAGGTCTTGCCGTGGTCAACGTGGCCCATGACGCAGACTACCGGAGGACGCTTCTTCATCTTCTTCTCATCCTCTTCTTCTTCCTTCAGAAGTTCTTCAATTACGTCTATAACCTCTTCTTTTTCGCAGAGGACATCGAACTCCAGCGCGATCTCTTCCGCGGTCTCATAATCAATCTCCTGATTCACCGTAACGATTTTGCCCTGTAAGAACAATTTCTTTACAATCACGGAAGGAACGATCTTCATCTTATCTGCCAACTCCTGAATCG
This genomic interval carries:
- the infB gene encoding translation initiation factor IF-2 — protein: MSKIKVYELAKELDVPSKEVIEFLGGKNIEVKNHMSSLEDADADMARKALTKGNKDAAAKPEAEAPKKKNIVHVFRPQNTQNGAKQGRRPQGQGRPQPNRQTPQQGRPMQVNNGRPAKQQARPAAPAQEPTQQARPQERTADKSFEQARRPAAASQERVQTQERQADRPATDRSQAPRRQERSDDRRQDSRGTSGNRQDRPQGSRPQQGGRPQGNRQDRPQGSRPQQGGRPQGNRQDRPQGDRNQSRKPGERPDRRNNDRRSNDAIPAPETPAQKPQRSKVKGKDDHKKKEYRRGEEDGLGKGKKKNEPKQPLQKPQQREQKVEEQIKSIIIPEVLTIQELADKMKIVPSVIVKKLFLQGKIVTVNQEIDYETAEEIALEFDVLCEKEEVIDVIEELLKEEEEDEKKMKKRPPVVCVMGHVDHGKTSLLDAIRHTNVIDREAGGITQHIGAYVVEVNGEKITFLDTPGHEAFTAMRMRGASSTDIAILVVAADDGVMPQTVEAINHAKAAGVEIVVAVNKIDKPSANIDRVKQELTEYELIPEDWGGSTIFVPVSAKTGEGLEDLMEMIVLTAEVMELKANPNRRARGLVLEAELDKGRGSVATVLVQKGTLRVGDSIAAGSAHGKVRAMMDDKGRRVKEAGPSMPVEILGLNDVPNAGEVFVGCANDKEARSFAETFISQSKVKLLEDTKSKLSLDDLFTQIQEGNLKELGIVVKADVQGSVEAIKQSLLKLSNDEVVVKIIHGGVGAINESDVSLASASNAIIIGFNVRPDATAKETADREGVDLRLYRVIYNAIEDVEAAMKGMLDPVFEEKVLGHAEVRQIFKASGVGTIAGSYVQDGTFERDCSVRITRDGIVIFEGPLASLKRFKDDVKEVRAGYECGFVFANFNDVKEGDIVEAFKMVEIPR
- the rbfA gene encoding 30S ribosome-binding factor RbfA — translated: MRKRSIKNTRVSTEVQRELSNIIRGGIKDPRVAPWTSVVAAEVAPDLKTCKAYISVLGDAHEQEETIKGLQSAEGYIRRELARTLNLRNTPEIRFVLDQSIEYGVNMSKKIDEVTKGLKSEGDADAE
- the truB gene encoding tRNA pseudouridine(55) synthase TruB, producing MIHGVLNVYKEKGYTSHDVVAKLRGITGQKKIGHTGTLDPDATGVLPVCLGKATKLCDMLTDKDKTYEAVLLLGVSTDTQDAGGEVLGTADTAGIGEEEVQEAIQSFVGGYSQVPPMYSALKVGGKRLYELAREGKVVERKARPVDIYQIRVLKMNLPRVWMEVSCSKGTYIRTLCHDIGEKLGCGGCMEELVRTKVSSFLLSDSLTLADIHKRMQEGTLGEVLVPVDAMFGGYRKIVVKEPRISLARNGNSLPPKAVTGGEGIADGEDVRLYNEAGQFIAIYAWKEERKEYHIVKMFFNEYI
- a CDS encoding DHH family phosphoesterase; this encodes MLNNILGEASRIAIGGHVRPDGDCVGSCMGLYQYLKENYKDRRIDVYLEEIPQAYRCIEATKDIKHELPENTKYDLFICLDCGDKERLGFSALLLEQAVRTCCIDHHISNTEFADFNYIVPDASSTSELIYNLLDEEKITLGVAEALYLGIVHDTGVFQYSCAGPSTFRAAAKLLEKGVDAPRIIQDTYYEKTYAQNQILGRALLESILFMEGRCIASYITRNTMDFYGVDPKDLDGVVSQLRVTKGVEVAIFMYELETNVYKVSLRSKYDVDVSKVAQYFGGGGHKKAAGLTMTGTPHDVLCNLARQIELQIETTLDK
- the ribF gene encoding riboflavin biosynthesis protein RibF, whose translation is MQYIRGLSNYNDSGKSAVTFGKFDGLHKGHQKLVKKVREYGEKDKINSIVCAFDMRPLWEEKGLNPQVLMNDKERQMHLEGQVDYLIKCPFTREFSQIPAEEFIKDIIKGLFHADYVVVGTDFCFGHDKQGDIHMLAAYEKECGYELVVVEKERYEDRIISSTYVKEVLRTGDMKLAFRLLGYPYGLTGIVEHGKKLGRTLGFPTFNVAWPKAKIAPPNGVYLCDVAVDGTRYHGIANVGVKPTVTSENRLLIESFLFGYAGSAYGKEVTIELLSMCRPEQKFDSIEEMKACIDRDIEAGKHFFGMDK